One segment of Pseudodesulfovibrio sp. 5S69 DNA contains the following:
- a CDS encoding UvrD-helicase domain-containing protein translates to MSELRQVKASAGSGKTYQLTRRFLALLDAAGEDTPFVCTNRPGRGFSWPEIMAVTFTNKAAAEMKERVVGGLKASALGIEEDPACSPETARTTVGAILRRYHRLNIRTIDSLLVLLLRLFALEFGVRPDFEIIFDERELFDAVFDHFLALCEADKEAAGLLDDAVGTLIRQEGRNGFWVQDTVRDRLRELTGCVETRTGDLLTDQAAIVELLAAEHAALMKSVERMRELLDATGLPVHANFPKLLAKFDNLGLFDAPETKSAYLYKATLYEFVNAKGKSMVDDLAEGVYARFKEACGHYAAVHATLAGAYFLAPAIDIALRLENGLEELQRRQGMVLNSGVAGHVIELLADGGAVSEAYCRLGCRLHHLLVDEFQDTNRDQWRAITPLAGECLGKGGSLFFVGDVKQAIYGWRGGDSALFDEVMIQPEIAGLVERPVAENLPDNWRSHRNVVEFNNEFFSNLEDRDQVADLADRVLPDADAAFRADFAGQLMRSFRDCTQSLPDKHKDTGGYVRMERIEGGDSGEIEEQTLKRLDALMDDLTARRSYRDIGILVRSHSHASLVCDLLVRKNIPVITENSLQLDRHPVVRQLAGFLGFLDFPRDDSAFLAFIGGHELFLAESGLPEAELLDWLIQPRKRPLGVQFREDFPEPWQRLIEPFYNQSGLMTPYDLTMEAVRVFRVLERHPEAELYVRRFLEVIHLAEENGYGSLSAFLEYWEEKSDQEKVPLPENIDAVRIMTIHKAKGLEFPVTIVPFHHWKTDTDRNFTVQEYKGHNLLVPLKKDLGRPYQESLGRAVREQLDLLYVAWTRAREELYGFYPEKTRVSNPVVLKAMDQFLELDDDHVFERGHTPAETHPSEQAARPEPRALVPNDGKADLMGWLPRLRVYRHNLDDYFFNERMRGEVAHRVMEHMLVTGDDAADIERAMILAIQDFPELDALPDADREKLGRDLRAMAEWALGDDRLRDWLAAGEREPEVLTPNGEFKRFDLLATGRETVVVDFKTGRPDPHNEIQVREYMDILAAMGGYGPPRGFLVYLDLHEIREVGREA, encoded by the coding sequence ATGTCCGAACTGCGACAAGTCAAGGCCTCGGCGGGCTCGGGCAAGACGTACCAGTTGACCCGCCGCTTCCTGGCCCTGCTGGATGCGGCGGGCGAGGACACCCCGTTCGTCTGCACCAACCGGCCGGGCCGTGGATTCTCCTGGCCCGAAATCATGGCCGTGACCTTCACCAACAAGGCCGCCGCCGAGATGAAGGAGCGCGTGGTCGGCGGACTCAAGGCGAGCGCACTCGGCATCGAGGAGGACCCGGCCTGCTCCCCGGAGACCGCCCGGACCACGGTGGGCGCGATCCTGCGCCGCTACCACAGGCTGAACATCCGGACCATCGATTCCCTGCTGGTCCTCCTGCTCCGGCTCTTCGCCCTGGAGTTCGGGGTGCGCCCGGACTTCGAGATCATCTTCGACGAGCGCGAACTGTTCGACGCGGTCTTCGACCACTTTCTGGCCCTGTGCGAAGCCGACAAGGAGGCCGCCGGGCTCCTGGACGACGCGGTGGGCACCCTTATCCGCCAGGAAGGTCGTAACGGCTTCTGGGTCCAGGACACGGTTCGCGACCGGCTGCGCGAGCTGACCGGCTGCGTCGAGACCCGGACGGGCGACCTGCTCACGGACCAGGCGGCCATCGTCGAGCTGCTCGCCGCCGAGCACGCGGCGCTCATGAAAAGCGTGGAGCGCATGCGGGAGCTGCTCGACGCGACCGGCCTGCCCGTCCACGCCAACTTTCCGAAACTCCTGGCCAAGTTCGACAACCTCGGCCTGTTCGACGCGCCCGAGACCAAATCCGCCTACCTGTACAAGGCGACCCTGTACGAATTCGTCAACGCCAAGGGCAAGTCCATGGTGGACGACCTGGCCGAGGGCGTTTACGCCCGCTTCAAGGAGGCGTGCGGGCACTACGCCGCCGTACACGCCACCCTGGCGGGGGCCTATTTCCTGGCCCCGGCCATCGACATCGCCCTGCGCCTGGAAAATGGGCTGGAAGAGCTCCAGCGCAGACAGGGCATGGTCCTGAACAGCGGCGTGGCCGGGCACGTCATCGAACTCCTGGCCGACGGCGGGGCCGTGTCCGAGGCCTATTGCAGGCTGGGCTGCCGGTTGCACCACCTGCTGGTGGACGAGTTCCAGGACACCAACCGCGACCAGTGGCGGGCCATCACCCCGCTGGCCGGGGAATGCCTGGGCAAGGGCGGCAGCCTGTTCTTCGTGGGCGACGTCAAGCAGGCCATCTACGGCTGGCGCGGCGGGGATTCCGCCCTGTTCGACGAGGTCATGATTCAGCCCGAGATCGCCGGACTGGTTGAGCGCCCTGTGGCCGAGAACCTGCCGGACAACTGGCGCAGCCACCGCAACGTGGTCGAATTCAACAACGAATTTTTCTCCAACCTGGAAGACAGGGACCAGGTCGCCGACCTGGCCGACCGCGTCCTGCCCGATGCGGACGCCGCATTCCGCGCCGACTTCGCCGGGCAGCTCATGCGCAGCTTCCGCGACTGCACCCAGTCCCTGCCGGACAAGCACAAGGACACCGGCGGCTACGTGCGCATGGAGCGGATCGAGGGCGGCGACTCCGGCGAGATCGAGGAGCAGACCCTAAAACGGCTCGACGCGCTCATGGACGATCTGACCGCCCGGCGCAGCTACCGGGACATCGGCATCCTGGTCCGCTCCCACTCCCATGCCTCCCTGGTCTGCGACCTGCTGGTGCGCAAGAACATCCCGGTCATCACCGAGAACTCCCTCCAACTGGACCGCCACCCCGTGGTCCGGCAGTTGGCCGGGTTCCTCGGCTTCCTGGACTTTCCCCGCGACGACTCGGCCTTCCTGGCCTTCATCGGCGGGCACGAACTCTTCCTGGCCGAGTCCGGGCTGCCCGAGGCCGAGTTGCTGGACTGGCTCATCCAGCCGCGCAAACGCCCGCTGGGCGTACAGTTCCGCGAGGACTTCCCCGAACCGTGGCAGCGGCTCATCGAACCCTTCTACAACCAGTCCGGGCTGATGACGCCCTACGACCTGACCATGGAGGCCGTGCGCGTCTTCCGGGTCCTGGAGCGGCACCCCGAGGCCGAATTGTACGTGCGCCGCTTCCTGGAGGTTATCCACCTGGCCGAAGAAAACGGCTACGGCTCCCTGTCAGCCTTCCTGGAATACTGGGAAGAGAAGTCCGACCAGGAGAAGGTTCCCCTGCCCGAAAACATCGACGCCGTGCGCATCATGACCATCCACAAGGCAAAGGGGCTGGAATTTCCGGTGACCATCGTGCCATTCCATCACTGGAAGACCGACACGGACCGCAACTTCACGGTCCAGGAATACAAGGGACACAACCTGCTCGTGCCTTTGAAGAAGGACCTGGGCCGCCCTTACCAGGAAAGCCTCGGGCGGGCCGTGCGCGAGCAGCTCGACCTGCTCTACGTGGCCTGGACCCGAGCGCGCGAGGAGCTCTACGGATTCTACCCCGAGAAAACGCGGGTCTCCAACCCGGTGGTCCTCAAGGCCATGGACCAGTTCCTGGAACTCGATGACGACCACGTGTTCGAGCGGGGCCACACCCCGGCCGAGACGCACCCGTCGGAACAGGCCGCCCGGCCCGAGCCGCGCGCTCTGGTCCCGAACGATGGCAAGGCCGACCTCATGGGCTGGCTCCCCCGGCTCCGGGTCTACCGCCACAACCTGGACGACTATTTCTTCAACGAGCGCATGCGCGGCGAGGTGGCCCACCGGGTCATGGAACACATGCTGGTCACCGGCGACGATGCGGCTGATATCGAACGGGCCATGATCCTGGCCATCCAGGACTTCCCGGAATTGGATGCGCTGCCCGACGCGGACCGGGAAAAGCTCGGCCGCGACCTGCGCGCCATGGCCGAATGGGCGCTCGGCGACGACCGGCTGCGCGACTGGCTGGCCGCCGGGGAGCGCGAACCCGAGGTCCTGACCCCGAACGGCGAGTTCAAGCGGTTCGACCTGCTCGCCACCGGCCGGGAAACGGTCGTCGTGGACTTCAAGACCGGCCGCCCGGACCCGCACAACGAGATTCAGGTCCGCGAATACATGGACATCCTCGCGGCCATGGGCGGATACGGCCCGCCGCGCGGCTTTTTGGTCTACCTGGACCTGCACGAGATCCGCGAAGTCGGAAGGGAGGCCTAA
- a CDS encoding DMT family transporter, whose translation MAGFLYVLAAAFMWGVIGVFTKFVLAEGVSALEIAFWRAVFGWMFFLVHAAVAGQLRAHRSDLPALLGFGVICVTLFYGAYQIAIRDVGMAMAAVLLYTAPAWVALLSRLVLKEEMTLVKAVCVTMTILGVTCISLGPKLMSGSAIDLNLFGLAAGLVSGFTYALYYIFGKKFLYRYPTPTIFVYALPFGALLLLPFIHFVHKSPEAWLLLIGMALVTSYGAFSVYYAGLKRMDATHASVIATFEPLVAAVLAYALFGEKFSLLGYAGSSLIIAAVLMVVLSGSRGRKAVRSEA comes from the coding sequence ATGGCCGGATTCCTCTATGTGCTGGCCGCCGCATTCATGTGGGGCGTCATCGGCGTATTCACCAAATTCGTCTTGGCCGAGGGCGTCAGCGCCCTGGAAATCGCCTTCTGGCGGGCCGTGTTCGGCTGGATGTTCTTCCTGGTCCACGCCGCCGTGGCAGGGCAGCTTCGGGCGCACCGCTCGGACCTGCCCGCCCTGCTCGGCTTCGGGGTCATCTGCGTGACCCTGTTCTACGGGGCGTACCAGATCGCCATCCGCGACGTGGGCATGGCCATGGCCGCCGTGCTGCTGTACACGGCTCCGGCCTGGGTGGCCCTGCTCTCCCGGCTGGTCCTCAAGGAGGAGATGACCCTGGTCAAGGCGGTCTGCGTGACCATGACCATCCTCGGCGTGACCTGCATCAGCCTGGGCCCCAAGTTGATGAGCGGCTCGGCCATCGACCTGAACCTCTTCGGCCTGGCCGCCGGACTGGTTTCGGGCTTCACCTACGCCCTCTACTACATCTTCGGGAAGAAATTCCTGTACCGCTATCCCACCCCGACCATCTTCGTCTACGCCCTGCCCTTCGGCGCGCTCCTGCTCCTGCCCTTCATCCACTTCGTGCACAAGTCGCCCGAGGCGTGGCTGCTCTTGATCGGCATGGCCCTGGTCACCTCCTACGGCGCGTTCTCGGTCTACTACGCGGGCCTCAAGCGCATGGACGCCACCCACGCCTCGGTCATCGCCACCTTCGAACCGCTGGTCGCCGCGGTCCTGGCCTACGCCCTGTTCGGCGAGAAGTTCTCCCTGCTCGGCTACGCGGGCTCCTCCCTGATCATCGCCGCCGTGCTCATGGTCGTGCTGTCCGGCTCGCGCGGCCGCAAGGCAGTGCGAAGCGAGGCCTAG